One Deinococcus reticulitermitis genomic region harbors:
- a CDS encoding NuoB/complex I 20 kDa subunit family protein: protein MPLKELIDRDWQELESEGVLFSTLEKLVAWGRSNSLWPATFGLACCAIEMMSSTNARHDMSRFGSEVFRASPRQADVMIVAGRLSKKMAPVMRRVYDQMPDPKWVISMGACASSGGMFNNYAIVQNVDSVVPVDIFVPGCPPRPEALIYAVMQLQKKVRGEAFDELGHQLPMVDAWTR from the coding sequence GTGCCGCTGAAAGAACTGATTGACCGCGACTGGCAGGAACTCGAATCTGAAGGTGTGCTGTTCAGCACGCTGGAAAAGCTCGTCGCCTGGGGACGCTCCAACTCGCTGTGGCCGGCCACCTTCGGGCTGGCGTGCTGCGCCATCGAGATGATGAGCTCGACGAACGCCCGGCACGACATGAGCCGTTTCGGGTCCGAGGTGTTTCGCGCTTCCCCCCGGCAGGCCGACGTGATGATCGTGGCGGGCCGGCTCTCCAAGAAGATGGCGCCGGTCATGCGCCGCGTCTACGACCAGATGCCCGACCCCAAATGGGTGATCAGCATGGGGGCGTGCGCGAGTTCGGGCGGCATGTTCAACAACTACGCCATCGTGCAGAACGTGGACTCGGTGGTGCCGGTGGACATCTTCGTGCCCGGTTGCCCGCCGCGCCCTGAGGCCCTGATCTACGCCGTGATGCAGCTTCAGAAAAAGGTGCGCGGCGAAGCCTTCGACGAGCTCGGCCATCAGCTGCCGATGGTGGATGCGTGGACGCGGTGA
- a CDS encoding NADH-quinone oxidoreductase subunit A: MLLVGLGIGILAVVASALLGPKKPSRVKLMAYESGNDPERGGVGTGQRFPVHFYLVAMLFIVFDIETAFFYPLAVAYQKLPQFAFFEAITFVGLLLVGYVYVLKKKVLEWT; the protein is encoded by the coding sequence ATGTTGCTCGTCGGGCTGGGCATCGGCATTCTTGCCGTCGTCGCCAGCGCGCTGCTCGGTCCCAAGAAACCGAGCCGCGTCAAGCTGATGGCCTACGAGTCCGGCAACGACCCGGAGCGTGGGGGCGTTGGCACAGGGCAGCGCTTTCCGGTGCATTTTTACCTGGTCGCGATGCTGTTTATCGTGTTCGACATCGAAACCGCGTTTTTCTATCCGCTGGCTGTCGCGTATCAGAAGCTGCCGCAGTTTGCCTTTTTCGAGGCGATCACCTTCGTCGGTCTGCTGCTCGTCGGCTACGTGTACGTACTGAAAAAGAAGGTCCTCGAATGGACCTGA
- a CDS encoding carboxymuconolactone decarboxylase family protein: MSDPTHCAPEPGGSSVARQTIFGSQEERILARLSALDPDLMAYIRDFAYDTVYERPGLDLKTKELLACVLLVSLGSPGELRTHLRGALAAGATEQEVREALLLCIPYLGFPRAVAGFDQLQGLLAARDRPRQPQESPQPEPGAQGETP; the protein is encoded by the coding sequence ATGTCCGACCCCACCCATTGTGCGCCCGAGCCCGGCGGCTCTTCCGTCGCTCGGCAGACCATCTTCGGCAGTCAGGAGGAGCGCATCCTCGCGCGGCTTTCTGCCCTCGACCCGGACCTGATGGCCTACATCCGCGACTTCGCCTATGACACGGTCTACGAGCGCCCCGGCCTCGATCTCAAGACCAAGGAGCTGCTTGCCTGCGTGCTGCTCGTCTCGCTCGGCAGCCCCGGCGAATTGCGGACACACCTGCGCGGCGCCCTGGCGGCGGGGGCCACTGAGCAGGAGGTCCGCGAGGCGCTGCTGCTGTGCATTCCCTACCTCGGTTTTCCGCGCGCGGTGGCCGGCTTCGACCAGCTTCAGGGCCTGCTCGCCGCGCGCGACCGCCCGCGCCAGCCACAAGAAAGCCCCCAGCCGGAGCCGGGGGCACAGGGCGAAACGCCTTAG
- a CDS encoding outer membrane beta-barrel protein yields MKKLFALSLTSLLAAASAQTVIVQPSASLGLRGTEFGVSAGYAAGGSVEAFVHAPNVAGPVGIKLGVAYTKPSDSIRDDVDISGANSGLTLGTFGSYKAEGATESGSHLTVGLDGTYDLGPVGTNLRALGYAGGRYGMFSATENYDDATSTTTSMNAFGVGVGAQLGYRLANGMTLFGDLGVDQYFNGPLRSVKTGANQNADVIPTNDALYASQRARFAFPGTVFKAKIGLKFGGN; encoded by the coding sequence ATGAAGAAGCTCTTTGCCCTGTCCCTCACTTCCCTTCTCGCTGCGGCGTCGGCCCAGACGGTCATCGTGCAGCCGAGCGCTTCGCTGGGGCTGCGCGGCACCGAGTTCGGCGTGAGCGCCGGCTACGCCGCGGGCGGCTCGGTCGAAGCCTTCGTGCACGCGCCCAACGTCGCCGGGCCGGTCGGCATCAAGCTGGGCGTGGCCTACACCAAGCCGAGCGACTCGATTCGCGACGATGTGGACATCTCCGGCGCCAACTCGGGCCTGACGCTCGGGACCTTCGGCAGCTACAAGGCCGAGGGTGCCACCGAGAGCGGCAGCCACCTCACCGTGGGCCTCGACGGCACCTATGACCTCGGGCCGGTGGGGACCAACCTGCGGGCGCTTGGGTACGCGGGCGGGCGCTACGGTATGTTCAGCGCCACCGAGAACTACGACGACGCGACTAGCACCACCACCTCGATGAACGCCTTTGGGGTGGGCGTCGGCGCGCAGCTCGGCTACCGGCTCGCCAACGGCATGACCCTGTTCGGCGACCTCGGCGTCGACCAGTACTTCAACGGTCCGCTGCGCTCGGTGAAGACGGGGGCCAACCAGAACGCTGACGTGATTCCCACCAACGACGCCCTCTACGCCAGCCAGCGCGCCCGCTTCGCCTTCCCCGGCACCGTGTTCAAGGCCAAGATCGGCCTGAAGTTCGGCGGCAACTGA
- a CDS encoding electron transfer flavoprotein subunit beta/FixA family protein, with product MNILTLVRQVPDAEARVKVAGQAVDLDGTTMVIDGMDEYGVEEALRLREGGAPVEQIIALAVGPQRTEDALRTALAMGVDRAIHVETNEKIDAVSLSRLVAQVAQAENASLILVGGQEADWDSQALGAATAERLGWPQLTWTNELKVEGDTLTGRHDVDEGNESFRASLPAVVTTQQGLNEPRYPTLPNIMKAKRKELRKDSLEQYGVQARVRTVNAEIQTRARLNKMIDGKDPQAAAQELLDLLRNEAKVIA from the coding sequence ATGAACATTCTGACTCTGGTCCGGCAGGTTCCGGACGCCGAGGCCCGCGTGAAGGTGGCGGGGCAGGCGGTGGACCTCGACGGCACCACCATGGTGATCGACGGCATGGACGAATACGGCGTGGAAGAGGCGCTGAGACTGCGCGAGGGCGGCGCCCCGGTCGAGCAGATCATCGCGCTCGCCGTCGGGCCGCAGCGCACCGAGGACGCCCTGCGTACCGCGCTGGCGATGGGCGTGGACCGCGCAATCCATGTCGAGACGAACGAGAAGATCGACGCCGTGAGCCTCAGCCGCCTCGTCGCGCAGGTGGCGCAGGCTGAGAACGCTTCGCTCATCCTCGTCGGCGGGCAGGAAGCCGACTGGGACTCGCAGGCTCTCGGGGCCGCCACCGCCGAGCGCCTCGGCTGGCCGCAGCTCACCTGGACCAACGAGCTCAAGGTCGAGGGTGACACCCTCACGGGCCGGCACGACGTCGACGAGGGCAATGAGAGCTTCCGCGCCTCCCTGCCTGCTGTTGTCACCACCCAGCAGGGTCTCAACGAGCCGCGCTATCCCACGCTGCCCAACATCATGAAGGCCAAGCGCAAGGAACTGCGCAAGGACAGCCTCGAGCAATACGGCGTGCAGGCCCGGGTCCGCACCGTGAATGCCGAGATCCAGACCCGCGCCCGCCTCAACAAGATGATTGACGGCAAAGACCCGCAGGCCGCCGCCCAGGAACTGCTCGACCTGCTCCGGAACGAAGCGAAGGTGATCGCATGA